The Eurosta solidaginis isolate ZX-2024a chromosome 4, ASM4086904v1, whole genome shotgun sequence genome includes a window with the following:
- the LOC137250041 gene encoding uncharacterized protein, which produces MERRAHRANKNTYRHMKSKYGIEIKKYTNRYQQSTKQLAKLTQSIKFLVSCRKIGLTPKFINNATKNILYVLNCNTNNKHLPNNINKALTKFIETVECKLLNLIIKIKYEHKKQNEREVSTLTNKINQTLDEEDSTAFFESEKLLINNLTTTIRKTHTQKFEKLKNIHRQSLNIKNIPHWFHNTTKTEIPTDIQWLLSLGPKYSLPTTNSGFPLFKVIADGEDCIQTIKDKEQQEIERNNLTTLIRDHIKKPKNSARDKFVLDTLHSAKTFLKNNKDLLVLNADKGNVTVLMDKSDYEKKLQLLVNDISAYRVLKRDPTNKLQEKNNEIVEKLFKNKVIDLKEKYKLISKTSNAPRLYGLPKIHKADIPLRPICSSVNSPSYNLCKYVVNILTNITKSSKYNVKDSIEFKNKIKDTYIYDDESLVSFDVISLFPSIPVDHALEIIASKWNQIKSHTTLTKELFLEVVRFCIRDNRYFKLNNKIYEQRCGMPMGSPASPVIADIVMEELLEKFEDDSPYKPRLLTKYIDDLFAIVKTDTVEELLNILNGYNRSIKFTIEVEKDGKLPFLDTLIIKKNNQLCFDWYKKPTASGRLINFNSKHDKSTIVNTARNFINRVLSISDEVYHKENIKIIINVLENNEFPTRIIKNFIRDYYKKPTARKNAENNKIYKSTTYVSGLSNRIKYSNIYDKEKYNLAFTYNNTLRQIFSNTKSRIDKYEKSDLIYKILCNGDGSHVCDKVYVGTTKSKLKTRISGHKTNIKNRNNPNDGKTALTQHCRETGHSPNLENVEILQQERNYNKRYILEMLHIINTPSDKRMNFKSDTIGIASAFRQLINNNNNNR; this is translated from the coding sequence atggaacggagagcacaccgcGCCAACAAAAACACCTACAGACATATGAAAAGCAAGTATGGTATAGAGATCAAGAAGTACACAAATCGATACCAACAAAGCACAAAACAGCTGGCTAAATTGACACAGTCGATTAAGTTTCTGGTAAGTTGCAGAAAAATTGGCTTAACACCCAAATTCATAAACAACGccaccaaaaatattttgtacgtactaaactgcaacaccaacaacaagcaTTTGCCCAACAACATCAATAAGGCTCTCACAAAATTTATAGAAACGGTGGAATGTAAACTCTTGAACCTgatcataaaaattaaatatgaacataagaaacaaaatgaaagagaGGTAAGCACATTAACTAACAAAATAAACCAAACTCTTGATGAAGAAGATTCTACCGCGTTTTTTGAAAGTGAGAAACTCCTAATTAATAACCTTACAACAACAATTAggaaaacacacacacaaaaattcgagaagctcaaaaacatacataggcaatctcttaacattaaaaatataCCCCATTGGTTTCATAATACTACGAAAACCGAGATCCCTACAGATATTCAGTGGCTCCTCTCTTTAGGTCCAAAATACTCTTTGCCAACAACAAATAGTGGGTTCCCTTTATTCAAGGTGATAGCAGACGGAGAAGACTGCATTCAAACTATCAAAGATAAAGAGCAGCAAGAGATTGAGAGGAATAATTTAAcaacactaatacgggatcatattAAGAAACCCAAAAATAGCGCGCGCGACAAATTTGTTTTAGATACCCTACACTCGgccaaaacttttctaaaaaacaacaaagacttattggttctgaatgcagataagggtaatgttACCGTGTTAATGGATAAGTCGGActatgaaaagaagttacaacttttggtaaatgacatttcggcataccgggtattgaaacgagatcccactaataaattacaagaaaaaaataacgagattgtagaaaaattgtttaaaaacaaagttatagatttaaaagagaaatacaaactaataagcaaaacgtccaatgcacctagattatatggcctgcccaaaattcataaagcagatatccctttgagacctatttgttcgtctgtcaactccccttcgtacaatttatgcaagtatgtggttaatattctcacgaacataaccaaatcgtccaaatataacgtaaaagactcaattgaatttaaaaacaaaataaaagatacatacatatatgatgatgagagtctcgtgtcatttgatgtcatctcactttttcccagcattcccgtagatcatgccttagaaattatagcatctaagtggaaccagataaagagccacaccacactcacaaaagaactttttctagaagttgttcgtttctgcattagagataatagatattttaaattaaacaataaaatttatgagcaacgctgcggtatgcccatgggttccccagcatcccccgtcatagcagacattgtaatggaagaattactggagaaatttgaagatgactccccttataagccacgtttgcttaccaaatacatcgatgaccttttcgcaattgtgaaaactgatacggtggaagaattgctaaatattctaaatggatacaacaggagtattaaatttacaattgaggtggagaaggacggaaaactaccgtttctcgatactcttattataaaaaagaataaccaattatgttttgattggtataaaaaacctaccgcgtcaggtagattaattaactttaattctaaacatgacaaatctacaatagtcaatacggccagaaattttatcaacagagttctctcgatcagcgatgaagtttatcataaagaaaacattaaaataataataaatgttctagaaaataatgaatttcctacacgcataataaaaaactttataagagattattataagaaacccactgcgaggaaaaatgccgaaaataataaaatatataaatcgactacatatgtgtcaggcctgtctaacagaataaaatattcaaatatttatgacaaagagaaatataatttagcctttacctacaataatacgttgcgacaaattttcagtaataccaagagtagaatagataaatatgagaaatcggacttgatatataaaattctatgtaatggtgacgggtcccacgtatgcgacaaagtatatgtggggactactaaatcgaaactaaaaacgaggatttccgggcataaaacgaatattaaaaatcgcaacaaccctaatgatggcaaaacggcgctaacacagcattgcagagaaactggacactctcccaatttagaaaatgtagaaattctacagcaagagaggaattacaacaaacgctacatattagagatgctgcacataataaatacacccagcgacaaacggatgaacttcaaatctgatacaattggtattgcctctgcctttaggcagctgatcaacaacaacaacaataatagataa